A region from the Drosophila bipectinata strain 14024-0381.07 chromosome 3R, DbipHiC1v2, whole genome shotgun sequence genome encodes:
- the LOC108129388 gene encoding uncharacterized protein produces the protein MISSSFVCLGLLLLILSFAAASQDTKGNTCMKNGGYCQTHWECCSRKCMTYLNQCAKRIGSSYPYPQGHDFPHPNGLEISGPNEQANKYDASLQIVGLPNESKPSGSTFDIVRQNEISGSTVPYKCRNVGETCYRGEECCTMRCHFYMHKCVT, from the exons ATGATTTCCAGCTCGTTCGTCTGCCTGGGACTTTTGCTTTTAATCCTGAGCTTTGCGGCAGCCAGTCAGGATACTAAAGGAAATACTTGCATGAAAAATGGAGGATAC TGCCAGACACATTGGGAGTGCTGCTCCAGAAAATGCATGACCTATCTCAACCAGTGCGCCAAGCGGATCGGTTCCTCCTATCCCTATCCTCAGGGACACGATTTTCCCCATCCAAATGGCTTAGAAATTAGTGGACCAAATGAACAAGCTAACAAATACGATGCCAGTTTGCAAATTGTGGGCCTTCCCAATGAGTCGAAGCCCTCGGGTAGCACTTTCGACATTGTGCGCCAGAATGAAATTTCTGGGTCAACGGTGCCCTATAAGTGCCGCAATGTCGGCGAAACG TGCTACCGGGGTGAGGAATGCTGTACAATGCGCTGTCACTTCTACATGCACAAGTGTGTCACAtga
- the LOC108129205 gene encoding aminopeptidase N — MITPSSGLALWVAGLALMISGIVQVGATAFPRDRALRLPNETYPLHYQLHISSNIHKGTLLFSGNATIDVLIRQSTNEIVLHAKNLTDIQITVRRLVDSDSGPETSVLVDDLTHTFDERAAFVVIHPQENYMAFEAGQRYRLEILYTAIMRNRAMGLYYMDYHDDKTNRTVYVAATQSEPTYARLIFPCYDEPGFKSNFSITITHGSTHSAISNMPVKKTIPHGDLTTTHFHITPPMSTYLVAFVISNFEKISETYRGVTQSIYSSPSTREKGQSALKNAVRTVAAMEDYFGVSYPLEKLDHVALKKNYGAAMENWGLITYKEANLLQQDSEDVHKRVKDKITQNHEIAHQWFGNLVSPEWWTYAWMNEGFATYFGYVITDVLYPEDKVMDMFVADEADRAYSYNSFFDVRPMTSYVETEKDVMGTFDIITYKRAACVIKMFHHAFRQKLFVKAIGHFLEKYRYSTANELNLFDALQTELREDEYFSQQPWTSRVRDIMLSWTHSEWMPIVLVSRSYENNSIIFSQRSLHAKDELWWIPLNFATAQAPSFQDTQADLFMPPQAQYSVSLEDLGLQLNGRDWIIVNKQQTGFYHVHYDTDNLRAIARQLQVNHSLIHPVNRAALFRDLKPLIEHNEIEHVDVLFEMLKYMEFEEDMLPWNQVADTIDFLRRNLFATSSQDMFNAFVRRLVTPIFRRLFLDPQGGQISNSALNAGQEILQMACVADLPECLDYTRRLTKEYIFKRVNLTNDSEYYAMYDTVLCLGVRYLSDNDFRGVIDMLQAADRSSVYYDDLIYSLRCTQSRRHLLSYMELLLGENSTHLILSDPEAMMYLFYVYKSNQAARPVIWQYIDRNYKLLCRSPSFVEHFNQIAEFLPRQQRPHFMRLRESIANHMALESLNPSEELIDVNSPLVGKKAQLSESFLDKFEQQIHSWLLSEVPSAPGKSDALLAASLSSVSNGSSRPQGILKDATRVVRRALSSIDPSFYR; from the exons ATGATCACGCCGTCGTCTGGCCTGGCGCTCTGGGTCGCAGGGCTTGCCCTGATGATCTCCGGGATCGTGCAGGTCGGCGCTACCGCATTTCCACGCGACCGTGCGCTCCGGCTGCCGAACGAAACCTATCCGCTCCACTACCAGCTGCACATATCCAGCAACATACACAAAGGCACGTTGCTGTTCAGCGGAAATGCCACCATTGACGTACTCATCCGGCAGTCGACGAACGAGATTGTGTTGCACGCCAAAAATCTCACGGATATTCAGATAACGGTTCGCCGGCTGGTGGATTCGGACTCGGGACCGGAGACCTCAGTGCTAGTGGACGACCTCACCCACACCTTTGACGAGAGGGCTGCGTTCGTGGTCATCCATCCGCAGGAGAACTACATGGCCTTCGAGGCGGGTCAGCGGTATCGGCTGGAGATCCTCTACACGGCGATCATGAGGAACCGCGCCATGGGACTCTACTATATGGATTACCACGATGATAAAACCAACCGCACTGT ATACGTAGCCGCCACTCAGTCGGAGCCAACTTATGCTCGTCTGATCTTTCCCTGCTACGATGAACCTGGCTTTAAGTCCAATTTCAGCATAACGATAACCCATGGTAGTACACACTCGGCCATTTCAAATATGCCAGTCAAGAAAACGATTCCTCATGG agaTCTGACGACAACGCACTTCCATATAACACCACCCATGTCCACCTACCTGGTTGCCTTCGTCATTTCGAACTTTGAGAAGATTTCAGAAACATATCGCGGGGTCACACAAAGCATATACTCCTCGCCCAGCACCAGGGAAAAGGGTCAGAGTGCACTGAAAAACGCCGTAAGAACGGTGGCGGCCATGGAGGATTACTTCGGGGTCAGCTATCCCCTAGAGAAGCTGGATCACGTAGCGCTGAAGAAGAACTACGGAGCTGCCATGGAGAACTGGGGACTCATCACCTACAAGGAGGCCAATTTGTTGCAACAGGATTCGGAAGATGTGCACAAGAGGGTGAAGGACAAAATAACGCAGAACCATGAGATTGCCCACCAGTGGTTCGGGAACCTGGTGTCGCCTGAATGGTGGACCTATGCTTGGATGAACGAAGGTTTTGCCACTTATTTTGGATATGTGATTACGGATGTG CTCTATCCTGAGGACAAAGTGATGGACATGTTCGTGGCCGATGAGGCGGATCGGGCGTATAGCTACAACAGTTTCTTTGACGTCCGGCCAATGACCTCGTATGTGGAAACGGAGAAGGATGTGATGGGCACCTTCGATATCATAACGTACAAGAGAGCTGCTTGTGTGATAAAGATGTTCCATCACGCCTTCCGCCAAAAGCTTTTCGTTAAGGCGATTGGCCACTTTCTGGAAAAATA TCGTTACAGCACCGCCAACGAGCTGAATCTCTTTGATGCCCTCCAGACGGAGCTCCGGGAGGACGAGTACTTCTCCCAGCAGCCATGGACGTCTCGGGTCCGGGATATTATGCTCTCCTGGACGCACAGCGAGTGGATGCCCATTGTCTTGGTGTCCAGGAGTTACGAAAACAATTCCATTATCTTTAGCCAGCGATCCTTACACGCCAAGGACGAGCTCTGGTGGATACCATTAAATTTCGCAACCGCCCAGGCGCCCAGTTTCCAGGACACCCAAGCAGATCTGTTTATGCCGCCCCAGGCCCAGTACTCGGTGAGTTTGGAGGACTTGGGTCTCCAGCTTAATGGTAGGGATTGGATTATTGTGAACAAGCAGCAAACGGGATTCTACCACGTTCATTACGACACCGACAATCTAAGGGCCATAGCCCGACAGCTGCAGGTCAATCACTCCCTCATCCATCCCGTTAACCGGGCGGCCCTCTTCCGAGACCTGAAGCCCCTGATCGAGCACAACGAGATCGAGCATGTGGACGTCCTGTTTGAGATGCTCAAGTACATGGAGTTTGAAGAGGACATGCTGCCGTGGAACCAGGTGGCCGACACCATAGACTTTCTGAGAAGGAACTTGTTTGCCACTTCCTCCCAGGATATGTTCAATGCTTTTGTGCGCCGACTGGTCACGCCTATTTTTCGGCGACTCTTCCTCGACCCTCAGGGCGGCCAGATATCGAACAGCGCTCTAAACGCAGGCCAGGAGATCCTGCAAATGGCCTGCGTAGCCGACCTGCCCGAGTGCCTTGACTACACCCGCCGCCTCACCAAGGAGTACATCTTTAAGAGAGTGAACTTGACCAACGACTCGGAGTACTATGCCATGTACGATACGGTTCTGTGCCTGGGAGTCCGCTACCTTAGCGACAACGACTTCCGCGGGGTCATCGATATGCTGCAGGCGGCAGATCGAAGCTCGGTGTACTACGACGATCTGATATACTCCTTGAGGTGCACCCAGAGCCGCAGGCACCTATTGTCGTATATGGAGTTACTGCTGGGCGAGAACTCCACGCACCTGATCCTCAGTGATCCGGAGGCCATGATGTATCTGTTCTATGTCTACAAGTCAAATCAGGCAGCTCGCCCCGTGATTTGGCAATACATCGACCGCAACTACAAGCTCCTCTGCCGGTCACCAAGCTTCGTGGAGCACTTTAACCAGATTGCGGAGTTCCTGCCCCGGCAACAGAGGCCTCAT TTTATGCGACTCCGCGAAAGCATAGCCAACCATATGGCTCTGGAGAGCTTGAATCCCAGCGAGGAGCTGATCGATGTGAACTCCCCGCTGGTGGGGAAGAAGGCCCAGCTCAGTGAATCATTCCTGGACAAGTTCGAGCAGCAGATCCACAGTTGGCTGCTAAGCGAAGTGCCCTCAGCTCCCGGCAAGAGCGACGCCCTTCTGGCCGCCTCCCTTAGCTCAGTCTCTAATGGTTCCAGTAGACCGCAGGGTATCCTGAAGGATGCCACCCGGGTAGTGCGAAGAGCGTTGAGTTCGATAGATCCTTCGTTTTACAGATGA
- the LOC122321553 gene encoding aminopeptidase N: MTMWLLKSCILLLAVASLQARLIPPLSLDLEDVQIETKGTYSLISPRVDDNSEGNYRLPNNTAPEAYRVELWTNVHNGTRAFNGSVQIDIQVLEQSSEIKLHFLQTSHHEATIISRDQTDPTAIPLTVANETLRQFLILTPTDPTVSFAQNTNWTLIINYNGTLRSDMGGFYMSSYTGVDNQVHYLATTQFESTNARHAFPCYDEPARRANFTITLHHDPSFTAVSNMPVNAAASSSGVTSFNTSPKMSTYLVAFIVTDFESTGGELNNLPQRVFSQKGKQDQQEWALWSGLVVESSLAGYFGVPFPLPKLDQAGIPDFSAGAMENWGLATYREQYMWWTKENSTINLKTNIANIIGHEYAHMWFGDLVSIQWWTYLWLKEGFATLFSYESNDIAFPEWDTYQIYHVNDYNSALINDALTSAVPMTHYVQTPSEISGRYNTFSYAKPSAVLYMFKNAWSDRVFRAGLNKYLTKNQYTSCDEWDLFASLQESADEHGLSLPTTVNNIFSSWSQQAGYPLLTVTRNYASGTFTVKQQRYLADDDSNQKTWYVPINFATASSPDYRNTSASHYLLNTTEVEISDVSVASDKWLVFNKQNAYYYRTLYDLDNYGLIIDGLNEHHHKIHVRNRAQLLYDAYIFVTTGRLSHSILLRLLTYLKYEEQYAPWSNANSILTVYNRYLRGDDSYSNFQTFVQELINPVFEKLGVNEIPGEHYLNNYLRIVLVSLACQVGSVECHTASAKKLSEFLFDGIVIEPTLRTQAYCAGLRNPTDEVFQRVISDLLATTDATDRSLFISSLGCSLQASQLGTFLKLSLDESNGLSYSQRTSLLNAAYSQSEDGVTASLEFLESNWKEYAELSSSDSAKPLDSALRGVATYVVSEKQKTRLNALVDEIQSQNTGYLQDDLYTTVNSRIQSNFDWLDTNRDPVISWVNSHLSGSGTSGLTASLATVLISAVALLLSKLY; this comes from the exons ATGACGATGTGGCTGCTGAAATCCTGTATCCTGCTCCTGGCAGTTGCCAGTCTGCAGGCCCGTCTGATTCCTCCGTTGTCCTTGGACTTGGAGGATGTCCAGATAGAGACGAAAGGCACCTACTCGCTGATCAGTCCTCGGGTAGACGACAACAGCGAGGGCAACTATCGGCTGCCGAACAATACTGCCCCAGAAGCCTATCGAGTCGAGCTCTGGACAAACGTGCATAATGGAACTAGGGCGTTCAACGGAAGTGTTCAGATTGATATTCAGGTCCTGGAGCAATCCTCGGAGATCAAGCTGCACTTTTTGCAGACGTCTCACCACGAGGCCACCATCATCAGTCGGGATCAAACCGATCCCACTGCGATCCCACTGACGGTCGCCAACGAGACCCTCCGCCAGTTCCTGATCCTTACGCCTACGGATCCCACGGTGTCCTTTGCGCAAAATACTAACTGGACCCTGATTATCAACTACAACGGAACTCTGCGATCTGATATGGGTGGCTTCTACATGTCCAGCTACACGGGAGTGGACAATCAAGTCCA CTATCTGGCCACCACCCAGTTTGAGAGCACCAATGCCCGACACGCTTTTCCCTGCTACGACGAACCCGCCAGGAGGGCCAACTTCACCATCACCCTGCATCACGATCCGTCCTTCACGGCCGTTAGCAACATGCCCGTGAACGCGGCTGCTAGCAG CTCCGGAGTTACCTCTTTCAACACAAGCCCCAAGATGTCCACCTACCTCGTGGCCTTCATCGTCACCGATTTTGAGTCTACCGGAGGCGAACTGAATAACCTTCCCCAACGGGTCTTCTCGCAGAAGGGCAAGCAGGATCAGCAGGAGTGGGCCTTGTGGTCAGGATTGGTTGTGGAGTCCAGCCTGGCTGGCTACTTTGGAGTGCCCTTCCCTCTGCCCAAGCTGGATCAGGCTGGCATTCCTGACTTCTCAGCCGGAGCGATGGAGAACTGGGGCTTGGCCACCTACCGAGAGCAGTATATGTGGTGGACCAAGGAAAACTCGACGATCAACCTGAAGACCAACATTGCGAACATCATTGGTCACGAGTACGCCCACATGTGGTTCGGAGACCTCGTTTCCATCCAATGGTGGACCTACCTCTGGCTGAAGGAGGGCTTCGCCACCCTATTCTCCTACGAGTCCAACGACATTGCCTTCCCTGAGTGGGACACCTACCAGATCTATCATGTCAACGATTACAACAGTGCCCTTATAAATGATGCGCTAACCTCTGCGGTTCCCATGACCCACTACGTACAGACTCCCAGTGAGATCTCCGGACGATACAATACCTTCTCCTATGCCAAGCCATCCGCTGTGCTTTACATGTTCAAGAATGCCTGGTCAGATCGAGTCTTCCGAGCGGGTCTGAACAAGTATCTGACTAAGAA CCAGTACACTTCCTGCGATGAGTGGGATCTATTTGCCTCCTTGCAGGAATCGGCCGACGAGCACGGTCTCTCTCTGCCCACAACGGTGAATAACATCTTCAGCAGCTGGTCACAGCAGGCTGGCTATCCTCTGCTGACGGTGACCCGAAACTATGCGTCTGGAACCTTCACCGTAAAGCAACAAAGATATCTGGCGGATGACGACTCTAACCAGAAAACCTGGTACGTGCCCATCAACTTTGCCACCGCCTCCAGTCCGGATTACCGGAACACTAGTGCCTCGCACTACCTCCTAAACACGACGGAGGTCGAAATCTCAGACGTATCGGTTGCTAGCGACAAGTGGTTAGTTTTTAATAAGCAGAATGCCTACTACTATCGTACCCTGTACGATCTGGATAACTACGGTCTCATTATCGACGGCCTGAACGAGCACCATCACAAGATTCACGTTCGCAACCGTGCTCAGTTGTTGTACGATGCCTACATCTTCGTGACCACTGGTCGCCTGAGCCACAGCATTCTGCTGAGGTTGCTAACTTACCTAAAGTACGAGGAGCAGTACGCCCCCTGGTCAAACGCCAACTCCATTCTTACCGTCTACAATCGCTACTTGCGAGGCGATGATTCCTACAGCAATTTCCAGACCTTCGTACAGGAACTGATCAATcctgtttttgaaaaactggGAGTGAACGAGATTCCTGGGGAACACTATCTGAACAACTACCTGCGCATTGTCCTGGTTAGCCTTGCCTGCCAGGTGGGCAGCGTCGAGTGCCACACGGCGTCAGCAAAGAAGCTCTCCGAGTTTTTGTTCGATGGAATCGTTATTGAGCCCACCTTAAGGACCCAAGCATACTGTGCCGGTCTGCGTAATCCCACCGACGAGGTATTCCAGAGGGTAATATCAGATCTGCTGGCCACCACAGATGCCACTGACCGCAGCTTGTTCATCTCGTCACTGGGCTGCTCTCTTCAAGCCTCCCAACTGGGTACTTTCCTCAAACTATCCTTGGACGAGAGCAATGGATTGAGCTACTCGCAACGCACTTCCCTGTTGAACGCAGCCTATTCCCAGAGCGAGGACGGTGTCACCGCCAGTCTGGAGTTCCTCGAGTCCAACTGGAAGGAATATGCAGAACTATCGTCCTCAGATAGCGCCAAGCCCTTGGACTCGGCTCTGCGGGGCGTTGCCACTTACGTGGTCAGCGAGAAGCAGAAGACCAGG CTCAATGCCTTGGTAGATGAAATTCAGTCTCAGAACACCGGTTATCTGCAAGACGATTTATACACCACCGTGAACTCTAGAATTCAGTCGAATTTCGATTGGCTGGACACCAACCGCGACCCTGTGATCTCCTGGGTTAACAGCCACCTTTCGGGCAGTGGAACCTCGGGTCTGACGGCATCCCTCGCCACTGTTTTAATCAGTGCGGTGGCCTTGCTGCTTTCGAAGCTATATTAG
- the LOC108130064 gene encoding aminopeptidase N — protein sequence MWTQKSWIFLLLAVSSLEARLIPPRPTLLESAQLEAGGLESISSRLDDNSEENYRLPNNTAPEAYRIELWTDVHNGDREFYGTVQIDIEVLEESSEIKLHYRQTEGFSASIVSRDQDNSTEIPLNVTLDPQREFLVLTPTESNVSYAANTKWTLTVNYNGTLRSDMAGFHRTSYTDDSGTEHYLAATQFESTNARHAFPGYDEPARRANFTITIHHDPSYSAISNMPVNESASSSGVTSFQTTPKMSTYLVAFVVSDFGYTSGQLNDLPQRVFTQNGKVGQQEWALWSGLVVESSLAGYFGVPFPLPKLDQAGVPGKGGAMENWGLATYGEQYMVWSKENSTTDLKTSIANIIGHEYAHMWFGDLVSIQWWTYLWLKEGFATLFSYESNDIAFPEWDTYQIYHVSDYNSALINDAITSAVPMTHYVQTPSEISGRYNTFSYAKPSAVLYMFKNAWSDRVFRAGLNKYLTKNQYTSCDEWDLFASLQESADEHGLSLPTTVNNIFSSWSQQAGYPLLTVTRNYASGTFTVKQQRYLADDDSNQKTWYVPINFATASNPDYRNTTASHYLLNTTEVEISDVAIARDDWIIINKKSSFFYRSIYDSDNYDRIVEALNNNHHKIHVRNRAQLLNDAYIFVTTSRLSHSVLLRLLTYLRYEDQYAPWDNANTILTAYDRYLRGEDPNSFRQFVRNLVEPALERIGVNEVPGEHYLSNYLRNVIVSLACQVKSEECLLQASNKLSEFLFNGTAIEPSLRTQAYCSGLRSPPDTVYDRVLSDLLAAADATDRSLFISSLGCSTKSDQLEKFFSLSTTNSLSSSESTSLLKSAYTKSNEGLRESLLYLENNWNIYAAGLNGTEKPLDADLREMANYVINEEEEKRLLALVEDIKFKGPEYLEDDLTTVIDSRIKSNYEWLSANRDPIINWTADYVYGEPSSGAGFVSSLAIVFVSALFALLASFV from the exons ATGTGGACGCAGAAATCGTGGATCTTTTTGCTCCTGGCAGTGAGTAGCCTGGAGGCGCGATTGATCCCTCCAAGACCAACACTTCTGGAGAGCGCCCAGTTGGAAGCAGGGGGTCTAGAATCCATCTCCTCTCGGTTGGACGACAACAGTGAGGAGAACTACCGTCTGCCAAATAATACGGCTCCGGAGGCTTACAGAATAGAACTCTGGACGGATGTTCACAATGGAGACAGGGAATTCTACGGCACGGTTCAGATCGACATTGAGGTCTTGGAAGAATCATCGGAGATCAAGTTGCACTACCGCCAGACAGAGGGATTTTCGGCCTCCATAGTCAGTCGGGATCAGGACAATTCCACGGAGATTCCCCTGAATGTAACTCTTGACCCCCAAAGGGAGTTCCTCGTCCTCACACCCACGGAGAGCAACGTGAGCTATGCGGCGAACACGAAGTGGACCCTAACCGTGAACTACAACGGCACCCTGAGAAGCGACATGGCAGGATTCCATAGGACCAGCTATACGGACGACAGCGGGACAGAACA TTACTTGGCCGCCACCCAATTTGAGAGCACCAATGCCCGGCATGCCTTTCCCGGATACGATGAGCCCGCAAGGAGAGCAAACTTCACCATCACCATCCACCATGACCCTTCCTACTCGGCAATCAGCAATATGCCCGTGAATGAGTCTGCTAGCAG ttcCGGAGTCACATCCTTCCAAACTACGCCCAAAATGTCCACCTACCTCGTCGCCTTCGTGGTGTCCGATTTTGGGTACACATCCGGCCAGTTGAACGATCTGCCGCAGCGCGTTTTTACACAGAATGGAAAAGTGGGTCAACAGGAGTGGGCCCTGTGGTCTGGTTTAGTGGTGGAATCCAGCCTGGCCGGCTACTTCGGAGTGCCCTTCCCTCTTCCAAAACTGGACCAGGCAGGCGTTCCTGGCAAAGGAGGGGCAATGGAAAACTGGGGCTTGGCCACCTACGGGGAGCAATACATGGTTTGGTCTAAGGAGAACTCCACCACTGACTTGAAGACCAGCATTGCGAACATCATTGGTCACGAGTACGCCCACATGTGGTTCGGAGACCTCGTTTCCATCCAATGGTGGACCTACCTCTGGCTGAAGGAGGGCTTTGCCACTCTCTTCTCCTACGAGTCCAACGACATTGCCTTCCCCGAGTGGGACACCTACCAGATCTACCATGTCAGCGACTACAATAGCGCTCTTATTAACGATGCCATTACCTCTGCAGTTCCCATGACCCACTACGTACAGACTCCCAGTGAGATCTCCGGACGTTATAATACCTTTTCCTATGCCAAGCCATCCGCTGTGCTTTACATGTTCAAGAACGCCTGGTCAGATCGAGTCTTCCGAGCGGGTCTGAACAAGTATCTGACTAAGAA CCAGTACACATCCTGCGATGAGTGGGATCTATTCGCCTCCTTGCAGGAGTCGGCCGACGAGCACGGTCTCTCTCTGCCCACAACGGTGAATAACATCTTCAGCAGCTGGTCACAGCAGGCTGGCTATCCTCTGCTGACGGTGACCCGAAACTATGCGTCTGGAACCTTCACCGTAAAGCAACAGAGATATCTGGCGGATGACGACTCTAACCAGAAAACCTGGTACGTGCCCATCAACTTTGCCACCGCCTCCAATCCGGATTACCGTAACACTACTGCGTCGCACTACCTTCTTAACACGACGGAAGTCGAGATCTCAGATGTCGCGATAGCTAGGGATGACTGGATCATCATCAACAAAAAGAGCTCCTTTTTCTATCGCTCCATATACGATTCGGATAACTACGACCGCATTGTCGAGGCGCTGAACAACAATCACCACAAGATTCACGTCCGAAACCGGGCTCAATTGTTGAATGATGCGTACATCTTTGTCACAACAAGCCGCCTTAGCCACAGCGTCCTACTGCGATTGCTCACGTACCTGAGGTATGAGGACCAGTACGCTCCTTGGGACAATGCCAACACTATCCTTACAGCTTACGATCGGTACTTGCGAGGAGAAGATCCCAATTCTTTTCGGCAATTCGTGAGGAATCTTGTTGAGCCTGCCTTAGAGAGAATTGGAGTTAACGAGGTTCCTGGGGAGCACTACCTGAGCAACTATCTTCGGAATGTAATAGTTAGCTTGGCCTGTCAAGTTAAGAGTGAAGAGTGCCTTCTCCAAGCGTCCAATAAGCTGTCAGAGTTTCTATTCAACGGAACTGCGATTGAGCCCAGTCTGAGAACACAGGCATACTGTTCCGGACTGCGAAGTCCTCCAGATACTGTCTACGACAGAGTTCTGTCGGACTTGTTGGCAGCTGCGGATGCCACAGATCGCAGTCTTTTTATTTCCTCCCTGGGTTGCTCGACGAAATCGGATCAACTCGAAAAATTCTTCAGTCTGTCCACGACCAACTCGTTGAGCTCTTCGGAGAGCACTTCCCTACTCAAGTCGGCCTATACGAAGAGCAACGAAGGCCTCAGAGAAAGCCTGTTGTACCTGGAAAACAACTGGAATATTTATGCTGCGGGGCTAAATGGAACAGAAAAGCCTCTAGACGCCGATCTGCGAGAGATGGCTAACTATGTAATaaacgaggaggaggagaaaaGG CTACTCGCTCTGGTGGAGGATATCAAGTTTAAGGGACCCGAGTACCTCGAGGATGATCTGACCACCGTCATTGATTCCAGAATTAAGTCGAATTACGAATGGCTTTCAGCCAATCGCGATCCCATAATCAACTGGACAGCAGATTATGTATATGGTGAACCAAGTTCCGGTGCCGGTTTCGTATCGTCCCTAGCCATTGTATTTGTGAGTGCACTGTTTGCACTGTTAGCCTCTTTTGTTTAG